The DNA segment CCAAAGAAACCAGCAAATGTCTCCAGCAAGGAGAGGCTTTCCTTGGGCGAAGGCATTTGAAACCAGCACCGCAGCCCACCTGCCTATAGAGGCAATGATCAGTGACTGCTGGAGCGAGCAGGGAGGCGGtcagggtgggagaaggatgcgGCATGTCCTCAAGCCACAGGAGCCTTTGGGCACCCAGGAGAGGACTGCACTGGTGGGAAGACATGCCCGTCTTTCTTTCCAGGGAGTTGTAAACAACCTCACCAGATTTCCCCAGACCCATATTCTCTGTCTGCACAGCCACGTCTAGCACTTGGGGTCACATCTTCTGCCCATACTGACACGATCTTGCTCAGGAAAAACCTTGGGCCTCTCATCCCAATACTTCAAAAGAGCCTCTGTGGCGTAATGGTCAtgtcaaaaatgaggaaatgaaatggcagcactgatggaaaccaaaacacaaccagtgcCATTAGGTAGGCTATTTTGCTTTGGAGGTGAGTCTGCTGGAAAATTACTGCCCGCCTGCAGTGACTGTGGGCCTGGGGCGGTGCAGGAGCCGTATAAAAGCGGGCCCTTCTCCTCATTCTCTCACCCACTCCTCTCGCCTTCATCTCCTTGGGAACAACGTGAGTTTGCAgccatttcttgtcttcctcctcctcctcctcctcctcctcctcctcctcctcctcctcctcctcctcctcctcctcctcctcctctgcgatTTCTCAGCACATACCTGTCTCTTTGTCCTATGCTGGGTCTTGAGTCTGGTTGccatgggagagggaagggagaagaaggtgTGGCGTGGAGAGAGGTTGGAGCTTGGCTGGGGTGTCTCCTGAGCTATGGGCTAGGTCAGGACCTCCCTGGGCTTTGTCGCTCTTGGTGGGGCTCCTCTGGGCTGAGGGAAAGGGTCTCCCTCATGGTGGGCTGACGGGCTGCACTCCAACTACCCCTCGTGCTTTAttatcccctgccctctctcccagctgcacctccagccacaagacatgtcctgctacaacccgtgcctgccatgccagccctgtggcccgaccccgctggccaacagctgcaatgagccctgtgtcaagcagtgccaggactccaccgtcgtcatccagccctcccccgtggtggtgaccctgcccggccccatcctcagctccttcccgcagaacaccgccgtgggatcctcctcctccgctgccgttggcagcatcctcagctctcagggagtgcccatctcctccggaggttttggcctctccggcctcggcagcggctactgcggcaggaggtgcctcccctgctaaagctgctggcGATGGCCCTGGGGAAGGCCCCCAGGGACCCACAAGACGGTACCGGACTGGGGACGGACCATTggcttgctgctttcagaggggcCGAGCAACCCCAGCACCCCTTGCAAAAGGACGGGGCCAGCCTTGGTCCTCAGAAAGCACGGCccatgcctgcctttcccctcttccactctctcctttccctcttgcgtcctggttctcttgtgctgccctgggctgtgagccccacaaagccagcctagggaggacctgctggccctgctccctctgtggggcaggcagatggACACCTGGCGGGACCTCCGCCACAGCCGTGGGGCGCGGACTCCTTTCTGCCCCTGGTGCTCCCCGCACTAGGGACTCCAACTCAGAGCGGCctcgtttccctcttttgactcattaaagttctgctgcatcccagcccatgcCTCTGTGTCATCCTCTCCCCTGCAGACGCTCTCCTAAGATGCCCAGGGGGAGAGGTGTTGCTCAGGGGTGGTTCTGGGAGGGGGTTGCTGGGGACAGTCGTGCAGTGATTGTCAACACAATTGTTGCATTGAGTGTGCTTAGTCATGCATTGAGTGACCCTATGGTTTCTAAGTTTCTCTGCCGATTTGGGTCGGGATAGAGTTACGCTACCTTGTTCAGTGACTACCGTCCACTTTGCTGtgtacacctttcctttctcctcagtgagCTCGACACTGTGATGCAAGCAGTCAGGAGGGAATGTGGTATTGACAAGACACAGGCACTAGCTTcccgggagaggccaggagaacCCATCCTAACCATAGCATTCTCAAAGGGAGGAACACGGTGCAGAGGGATGCCTTATCATAGAACcatgctatcatagaatcatagaatggtttgggttggaagagacctttaaagatcatctagtccaaccctcctgccgtgggcagggacatctgtcactagatcATGTTACTCAAAGTTCCGTCaaccc comes from the Aptenodytes patagonicus chromosome 20, bAptPat1.pri.cur, whole genome shotgun sequence genome and includes:
- the LOC143169356 gene encoding feather keratin 1-like, yielding MSCYNPCLPCQPCGPTPLANSCNEPCVKQCQDSTVVIQPSPVVVTLPGPILSSFPQNTAVGSSSSAAVGSILSSQGVPISSGGFGLSGLGSGYCGRRCLPC